TGGTTCACCTTCCCCTATAAATTTAGTTTCTTGTCCATCTACCATACCAGGCTCTATCTCAACTTCTAACACTCGTTCTTCCATAACGAATTTAACATTTGGACACTCTGAACATACTGCTTGTTGTAGCATTTGATATCTTCCATTTCCTAAATTGCGAGTAACTACTTCTTGTCTACAATTacatttccttgttcctttaaCTGCCTTCGGAACTAGCTTATTTCTTGTGATCTGTAAGATACACAAGATTCAAATTCTACCAATACTTTAATAAAACATGAAATATTACCTCCATGAAATTTCCATTGTACAATTCTTCTAAGGTAACCATTAGATCCATTACAATATCAGAGCCTTTAGGTGTTTCGTGCTGATGGTAAGTTTCTCCGCCAAAGTGAAAACTAAAATCTCCAAAGAAACTGGAAAAGGGATCAGCATTGTTCATCATACCATCTTTTTTAAGACATTCTTCCCCACATCTATTGTACATTTCTCTTTTCTCGTTATCTGAGAGAACTTCGTAAGCTGCACCTAAATCTTGGAATTTCTGAGAAGCATTTGGATCATCTTTATTTTTATCAGGATGCAATTCCTTTGCTAATTTCCTATATGCCTTTTTTATTGCATGCTGGCTTGCCGATGGTGGTATGCCTAAGATGGCATAAAAATCTCTTCTGCAAGAATATTGAACGtactgtttataactaattacaaATTACGAACAttccaaattaaaaatataaagattagAATGATTCAATATAAAATACTATTTGTTTTTGCAATGCATATCAAAAGAATCTTTAAAAGATtctttaaataatacaaaagaagaaagataaaatatatttgaaatgttTCAAAACTAATtgtcttatttatttttacaaacttCATTGTACGTATTTCATTATACTGATAACCTGGTGAATGAATGGTTCACAAAATAAGAGGTTATAAAGTTATTAGAATGTAAACATTTCTAAATTATGCATTGAATAAATtccgaaaaaataaatagattttCACTTACCCTGCTACTGTTAGAATCACATATACTGTTAAATTTATGAACAAAgaacaaatcaattttatcgcTGCCATCCTAGCAGACGGTACAACAAACATCAGTGCTTAGATCGTGGTTGCTTCCGATTGGTGCAACGAATTCAATTTATTCGGTTCTAATCGACGAAAAACGGACATTTAGGCGTATTCATATGCTGCCAAAAATATACATTTGGTTTTTGTTTTTACTAATGTAAATTAATTAGTAAAGTTTTATACTGCATTAGTACGAATATGCGTAATTCTTAGAAATACAAATCAAATTTCAGTAATATTATTAAGATTGAACTGCGATATAAATGTCAATAGACCGTTAtccataaataaaattttgattgtgacTAATTACATACAGCAGCAGATCTGAAAAAAATGTTCTGGGAAAATCAATCTCTGTGGGTGATTGGTATTATAAAAACTCATCCATAGACAAATGttactttttctttattatttacacTTCTCCAATAGACATACTCGATGTAAATAAGATCATTGGACTGCGCTGAGACAAAACGACAGACTATACAAGATTTGAAAGAACAGATACGCGGTTATAGAGGTATACGCGGTATAAAGATAATTCGTATACACTTACGTACCTACAATAGGAATATACATCACTATTGCTAATATaagttgaaattagaaactgtatAAACGTATTGTAAATACTCTTTATCAATATAGTTTTACTTTCGACAAAACTTAAACCATATTACTTATTATCACCGTTTTCAATGAACGTAATATATTTGACATCTATGCAGTAAAACAATTATAGTTTTGCTATGTTTagaaatttttagtaaaatttta
The sequence above is drawn from the Ptiloglossa arizonensis isolate GNS036 chromosome 1, iyPtiAriz1_principal, whole genome shotgun sequence genome and encodes:
- the Shv gene encoding dnaJ heat shock protein family member shriveled — protein: MFVVPSARMAAIKLICSLFINLTVYVILTVAGRDFYAILGIPPSASQHAIKKAYRKLAKELHPDKNKDDPNASQKFQDLGAAYEVLSDNEKREMYNRCGEECLKKDGMMNNADPFSSFFGDFSFHFGGETYHQHETPKGSDIVMDLMVTLEELYNGNFMEITRNKLVPKAVKGTRKCNCRQEVVTRNLGNGRYQMLQQAVCSECPNVKFVMEERVLEVEIEPGMVDGQETKFIGEGEPHLDGDPGDLILKIRTQPHPVFERIDDDLYINITISMQDALIGFKMDIEHLDGHKVTIQRDKITKPGARIRKKGEGMPNYDNNNLHGTLYITFDVAFPDTEFTSTQKEEIKNLHQQASINRIYNGIRGN